A single window of Fervidicoccus fontis Kam940 DNA harbors:
- a CDS encoding aconitase X swivel domain-containing protein → MQEKVRIRVKILNEGDAEGEIVAYNFPISFLGEVNAKNGEIIFKDKKISIKDKILIFPNTRGSTVGSYVIYALKYYNNAPKAIIVEKAEPILIAGCVLSGIPLAEDLEGNLLKEAKKYSKAKLDSKEGILFLY, encoded by the coding sequence ATGCAGGAAAAAGTGAGAATAAGAGTTAAAATTCTAAACGAGGGAGACGCTGAAGGAGAAATAGTTGCATATAACTTTCCGATATCTTTTTTAGGGGAAGTAAACGCGAAAAATGGAGAGATAATTTTTAAAGACAAGAAAATAAGCATTAAAGACAAAATCTTGATATTTCCGAATACAAGGGGAAGCACAGTTGGGAGCTATGTTATTTATGCTCTAAAGTATTACAACAACGCACCTAAAGCAATTATAGTTGAAAAAGCTGAGCCTATACTTATTGCAGGATGCGTATTGTCAGGTATACCTTTGGCTGAGGATTTAGAGGGAAACTTACTAAAAGAAGCAAAAAAGTATAGCAAGGCTAAGCTAGATAGTAAGGAAGGCATTTTATTTTTATACTAA
- a CDS encoding ArsA family ATPase, which yields MRIKKVVKMTLSQILPKEKGLVMIVGKGGVGKTTFSAILSIYASKQLPTFVTSIDPAHHLGDVLGYKLEHREKRIAENLIANEADIDELIREYLSKSINLLKNSYKDITALNLDKYFDTLKDSPGIEIEAMLHYIVSLVRKVDEYKYIIVDTPATSITSRLIGLPWVQGVWVDNLIDLRSKIAGLKEVIESVKAGKKVTIDDKILKELIQMREEIERNKKLFMNSDFTKIIGVTTTEKLPIVDLERLSNSLKNRGIKISSVVINKYKKDENGLSVINYLKEKFPEARLILVPQMNYEVISIEKIEKVIEKIEVL from the coding sequence TTGAGGATTAAGAAGGTAGTTAAAATGACCCTTTCTCAGATTTTACCTAAAGAAAAAGGCTTAGTTATGATTGTAGGGAAAGGAGGTGTTGGCAAGACTACTTTTTCTGCCATACTTTCGATCTATGCAAGTAAGCAATTACCTACCTTTGTCACATCTATAGATCCCGCTCATCACCTTGGAGATGTATTAGGCTATAAATTAGAACACAGGGAAAAAAGAATCGCTGAAAATTTGATTGCAAACGAAGCTGATATTGATGAGCTGATTAGAGAGTATCTGAGTAAATCAATAAATCTTCTTAAAAACTCTTATAAAGATATTACAGCTTTAAATCTTGATAAGTATTTTGACACGCTCAAAGACTCTCCTGGAATAGAAATAGAAGCAATGCTTCACTATATAGTGTCTCTTGTTAGAAAAGTGGACGAATATAAATATATCATTGTCGATACACCAGCAACTAGCATAACTTCAAGGCTAATAGGGTTGCCGTGGGTTCAGGGAGTTTGGGTAGATAACTTAATAGACTTGAGATCGAAAATTGCAGGTCTTAAAGAGGTAATTGAATCTGTAAAAGCAGGGAAAAAAGTTACGATAGATGACAAAATACTAAAAGAATTGATTCAGATGAGAGAAGAAATTGAAAGAAATAAAAAGCTTTTTATGAATAGCGATTTTACAAAAATTATAGGAGTCACAACAACAGAGAAGCTCCCAATCGTTGATCTCGAAAGACTTTCAAATTCACTTAAAAATAGAGGAATAAAGATTAGTTCAGTAGTAATAAATAAATACAAAAAAGATGAGAACGGGTTGAGTGTTATCAACTATTTGAAGGAAAAATTTCCTGAGGCAAGACTCATTTTAGTTCCTCAAATGAATTATGAGGTCATCTCTATTGAAAAAATTGAGAAGGTTATAGAGAAAATAGAGGTGCTTTAG
- a CDS encoding energy-coupling factor ABC transporter permease: MHIPDGYLTESVWITCYVISLPIIIFSYIRLRSKLKKEELSTSFFAVITAAVFALQMVNYPLGPGGTTAHLIGTPLLSIIFGPEAGIVGLSIVLLIQALLFGDGGITTYGANTLNMAVTASVVSFFSYVLLRKLYKNEKGRIVAGAISGWLGIVSAAFMCGLELGLSKSTFGYGLSVTIPVMVISHAILGIVEGLVTGFAIYAIGKYRPDLLKR; encoded by the coding sequence TTGCATATACCTGACGGATATCTGACTGAAAGTGTATGGATAACATGTTATGTAATATCTCTTCCAATAATTATTTTTTCTTATATAAGATTGAGATCTAAGCTAAAAAAAGAAGAGCTTTCTACGTCTTTTTTTGCTGTTATTACCGCTGCGGTTTTTGCTCTTCAAATGGTTAATTATCCTTTAGGACCTGGGGGTACTACTGCACACCTTATAGGAACCCCCCTTCTTTCTATAATCTTCGGACCTGAAGCTGGGATAGTTGGTCTCTCAATTGTCCTCTTAATTCAAGCATTATTATTTGGAGATGGTGGTATAACTACTTATGGAGCTAATACGCTCAATATGGCAGTTACCGCATCGGTAGTTTCATTTTTTTCGTATGTCCTTCTAAGAAAGTTATATAAAAACGAGAAAGGAAGAATAGTAGCAGGCGCTATTTCGGGTTGGCTGGGAATAGTTTCTGCCGCATTTATGTGCGGCTTGGAACTTGGACTGTCTAAGAGCACTTTTGGCTATGGTCTCTCTGTGACTATACCTGTAATGGTGATTTCTCATGCCATATTAGGAATAGTTGAGGGGCTTGTGACGGGTTTTGCGATATATGCTATAGGTAAGTATAGACCCGATCTTCTAAAGAGGTGA
- a CDS encoding carbon starvation CstA family protein — MTIYAWLILLLLGVWYILFYKFYGGYFHKRIAEAKDENITPAHKYFDGIDYVPANKYILYGHHVGAIAGTGPIAGPTMAMAWGWLPGILWIAIANVVLGAVHDYLALIASIRHEGKTIAFVSGQVLSKRTQYIFQWYILFALILIIAAFVIFDVQVFMSTPSTATAILWFMPIAIFVGVLIYKLNFKLPYAIVTGVVLLLLAMYAGYKLPLVINNFNAWITILLIYGWMAGWLPLWYFLQPRDFLNVYIMWGGIILGVIGLILARTPIQLDALSSFTWKVVGGQPSPVYPTIVLVIACGALSGFHSLVASGTTARQLNSELDARAIGYGGMLTEGLVAMTVALSVATMIPFAYSYYNNVPLDQVLANKSVLYNYVVSSTLPSFIRSYGFVWYKAFDIPLAIGTLFAGLWFATFDFAVLDTTNRLARFTWNEIVEPLRIRAPTAHKILSNRYLGSLVALLIGGSLAYTGALNYVYPAFAGANQLLAALALITTSSYVYYELRRSLKQSLLAFVPAFFLWITVTSALFWYEFKVAIPKLQTGLATGNGTAIYLGASLSTMVAILLILDILLILEFINVTRKKRKK, encoded by the coding sequence ATGACAATATATGCGTGGCTAATATTACTATTACTGGGAGTTTGGTATATTCTCTTCTATAAGTTTTATGGAGGTTATTTTCATAAGAGGATTGCTGAGGCAAAAGATGAAAACATAACTCCTGCACATAAATACTTTGACGGAATAGACTATGTTCCTGCAAATAAGTACATCCTTTATGGGCATCATGTAGGAGCTATTGCAGGGACCGGACCGATAGCAGGACCAACTATGGCAATGGCTTGGGGGTGGCTTCCTGGGATACTGTGGATTGCAATAGCAAACGTTGTCTTAGGTGCTGTACATGATTATCTTGCCCTAATTGCATCTATAAGGCACGAAGGAAAGACTATTGCGTTTGTAAGCGGGCAAGTTCTATCAAAAAGAACTCAGTATATCTTCCAATGGTATATACTTTTTGCATTAATACTAATAATAGCAGCATTCGTAATATTTGATGTCCAAGTATTTATGTCAACTCCCTCAACAGCAACAGCAATATTATGGTTTATGCCAATTGCAATATTCGTAGGTGTCTTAATATACAAGTTGAATTTCAAGCTACCATATGCAATAGTAACAGGAGTTGTTCTCTTATTGTTAGCGATGTACGCCGGCTATAAACTCCCATTGGTAATTAACAACTTTAATGCATGGATAACGATCTTATTGATCTACGGATGGATGGCAGGATGGCTACCACTATGGTACTTCTTGCAACCTAGAGATTTCCTCAATGTATACATTATGTGGGGAGGAATAATTTTGGGAGTTATTGGTCTAATATTAGCAAGAACACCTATTCAGTTGGATGCGCTATCTTCATTTACGTGGAAAGTTGTTGGTGGGCAACCATCACCTGTATATCCTACGATAGTTCTAGTTATAGCTTGCGGTGCATTGTCAGGATTTCACAGCCTAGTTGCATCAGGAACTACAGCAAGACAATTGAACTCAGAACTAGATGCTCGAGCTATAGGATATGGAGGGATGCTTACTGAGGGACTTGTTGCTATGACTGTTGCGCTATCGGTGGCAACTATGATCCCCTTTGCGTATTCGTATTACAACAATGTACCGCTAGACCAAGTATTGGCCAACAAGTCAGTTCTTTATAATTATGTGGTTTCAAGTACCTTGCCATCGTTTATCAGAAGTTACGGCTTTGTTTGGTATAAAGCATTCGATATACCATTAGCTATAGGAACTCTATTTGCAGGACTGTGGTTTGCGACATTTGATTTTGCCGTTCTAGATACCACAAACAGGCTTGCACGATTCACATGGAATGAGATTGTAGAACCATTGAGAATAAGAGCACCAACCGCCCATAAGATTCTTTCAAACAGATATCTAGGATCCCTTGTCGCTCTGTTAATAGGAGGTAGCTTAGCTTATACAGGTGCTCTGAATTATGTATATCCGGCATTCGCTGGTGCTAATCAGCTTTTAGCGGCTCTAGCGCTTATAACTACATCTTCATATGTCTACTACGAATTAAGAAGGTCGCTCAAACAATCTTTATTAGCATTTGTTCCAGCGTTCTTCTTATGGATAACAGTGACATCTGCACTTTTCTGGTATGAGTTTAAAGTTGCAATTCCAAAATTACAAACAGGGTTAGCAACTGGAAATGGAACTGCAATTTACTTAGGTGCTTCTCTGAGCACTATGGTAGCTATACTGCTAATATTAGACATTTTATTAATATTAGAGTTTATCAATGTCACTAGAAAAAAGAGAAAGAAGTGA
- a CDS encoding energy-coupling factor ABC transporter ATP-binding protein → MNLIAKLLNVSYAYPDGTKAVKNVSLELRRGNVICITGPNGSGKSTLLMILAALIFPQEGEVYLFGKKIDKKNASEVRKKIGFLFQNPDDMLFNPSVIEEISFGLIAKGVNREISNNLALEEMKKLKIENLAYKVPHRLSFGQRRLVSLASILVTDPSLLLLDEPTSNLDEKNRELIIERLMEFFGNRKDDWGAAIATHDNELIYICNEFFYMSEGELSRI, encoded by the coding sequence GTGAATTTAATTGCAAAGCTTTTAAATGTAAGCTATGCTTATCCTGATGGAACCAAAGCTGTAAAAAATGTCAGCTTGGAATTAAGGAGAGGGAATGTAATATGCATAACAGGTCCCAACGGTTCAGGTAAAAGTACACTGTTGATGATACTTGCGGCATTGATCTTCCCGCAAGAAGGAGAAGTCTACTTATTTGGAAAAAAAATAGACAAGAAAAACGCATCTGAAGTTAGGAAAAAAATAGGTTTTTTATTTCAAAATCCAGATGATATGTTGTTTAATCCCAGCGTGATTGAGGAAATTTCATTTGGGTTGATTGCGAAAGGGGTAAATAGAGAAATTTCTAACAACTTAGCTTTGGAAGAAATGAAAAAGCTTAAAATAGAAAATCTTGCTTATAAAGTTCCTCATAGGTTAAGTTTTGGACAAAGAAGGCTCGTTTCGCTTGCATCTATATTGGTGACAGATCCTTCCTTATTATTATTAGATGAGCCTACAAGCAACCTTGATGAAAAAAATAGAGAGCTTATTATAGAAAGGTTAATGGAGTTTTTTGGAAATAGAAAAGATGATTGGGGTGCAGCAATAGCAACTCATGACAATGAACTTATTTACATTTGTAATGAATTTTTCTACATGTCTGAAGGAGAATTATCTCGCATATAG
- a CDS encoding PDGLE domain-containing protein, which produces MKKSTIIILLISIIAIFLGSTIFSYSYEPLDKVAEELNLTSKSIIQSPFPEYTVPGISEWIGGIISGIVGMAMIFLILMVLLKLGK; this is translated from the coding sequence ATGAAAAAAAGCACAATAATAATTCTTCTCATATCAATAATAGCAATATTTTTAGGATCAACAATATTTTCTTATTCTTATGAACCTCTTGACAAAGTAGCAGAGGAATTGAACCTCACTTCAAAAAGCATCATACAATCACCATTTCCTGAATATACAGTTCCAGGAATATCCGAATGGATCGGAGGCATTATATCGGGCATAGTTGGAATGGCAATGATATTTCTTATTCTAATGGTATTATTGAAGCTAGGTAAGTGA